A region of the Stieleria neptunia genome:
GCAACAAGGCTCACGACTGACTCCTTCGTAGATGTCGAAACTGCTTAGGTCGAGTGTTCTGGATCAAATGATTCTGGGTCAAATTCTTCGTCTTCTTGTAACGGTTCCCAATTGATCGGCGGCAGCGCGTCGCCGGAGGGAAGTCCAAAAAGTTGTAAAAATTGCTTTGTTGTGTCGTAGAGATAGGGTCGCCCGAGCTCTTCACTGCGCCCGGAGATTCGAATTAAATCGCGTTCCATCAGCTGCCGCAACAACTCACCACAGGCCACACCGCGAATTGCTTCGATATCGGCGCGTGAAACTGGACCGCGGTACGCGACAACGGCCAGCGTCTCCATCATCGGCGATGATAACCGAACCGCTGAAGGTAAATGTCCCAGTCGGGCCAACCAAGGGGCATAAGCGGCGCGGGTTAACATTCGAAAACCCCCGGCCACCTGCTCGATCCGTATCGATCGGCCCAAGTTGTCGTAGATTTGATTCAGGCGGCGGACAAGTGTACGAGTCTCGGTACCATCCGCCAAGTGAGCCAATTGGGCCAGTTTGCGACTGGTCAGCGGCGTTTTGGCGAGCAATAAAACGGCTTCCAACCGCATCCGGCGAATCGTGGGGTCACCGTCGTCGGCAAACTCGTCGTCGGGGCCTTCGCCCGGCGGCCCGGACTCCGGCCCCGGTGAACTCGACAAAAGCACACCGTAGGGGCGTCGCATCGGCTTGGCTGGCCCCGGGTAGGCGGGCAGCGCGGCGGTGAGGGGGCGACCGCCGGCTGCGGAGACCTTTCGCAGTGAATGATGAAGGGACGTGGGTCGAGACATGGCATAAAATGGCGGATGCTGTACTTTGATGGTTTGCCCAAACATCCCCAATGGTTGGCATCGTGTCCACGTCGGTCTCTACATCCAATTCGCCCCGCCCTTCGAGTCGTGCTCGCAGGGGCTCTCGCCGCTCGCTGATCATCGTGTGCACGATTTTGAGCCTATTCTTGGTCGCCGCCGTCGTCGCGATCAAGGGCAATGTCTCGGGGACCG
Encoded here:
- the scpB gene encoding SMC-Scp complex subunit ScpB, with the protein product MSRPTSLHHSLRKVSAAGGRPLTAALPAYPGPAKPMRRPYGVLLSSSPGPESGPPGEGPDDEFADDGDPTIRRMRLEAVLLLAKTPLTSRKLAQLAHLADGTETRTLVRRLNQIYDNLGRSIRIEQVAGGFRMLTRAAYAPWLARLGHLPSAVRLSSPMMETLAVVAYRGPVSRADIEAIRGVACGELLRQLMERDLIRISGRSEELGRPYLYDTTKQFLQLFGLPSGDALPPINWEPLQEDEEFDPESFDPEHST